A single window of Podarcis raffonei isolate rPodRaf1 chromosome 9, rPodRaf1.pri, whole genome shotgun sequence DNA harbors:
- the SGMS2 gene encoding phosphatidylcholine:ceramide cholinephosphotransferase 2: MDTIETAKLEEHMEVQNNETANGYTRPTLTVNEENKNSNSKPKGLSNGLRKGTKKYPDYIQISMPAESRNKLPLEWWKTGIAFVYAVFNLILTTVIITAVHERVPPKELSPPLPDKFFDYIDRVEWAFSVSEINGIILFGLWTIQWLFLRYKSIVGRRFFFIIGTLYLYRCITMYVTTLPVPGMHFQCAPKLNGNSQAKVQRILQLISGGGLSITGSHILCGDFLFSGHTVVLTLTYLFIKEYSPRHFWWYHLICWCMSVAGIICILVGHEHYTIDVVIAYYITTRLFWWYHSMANEKNLKISSQTNFLSRAWWFPIFNFFEKNIQGSVPCCFSWPISWPPSCFKSSCKKYSRVQKTGEDNEKST, encoded by the exons ATGGATACCATAGAGACAGCAAAGCTTGAAGAGCACATGGAAGTCCAGAACAATGAAACTGCAAATGGTTATACTCGACCCACACTCACTGTCAATGAGGAGAAcaagaacagcaacagcaaaccAAAGGGTTTATCCAATGGCTTGCGGAAAGGCACTAAGAAGTATCCAGACTATATACAGATTTCTATGCCCGCTGAATCTAGAAACAAACTTCCTTTAGAATGGTGGAAAACAGGCATTGCCTTTGTGTATGCTGTCTTCAACTTAATTCTAACGACTGTCATTATCACAGCGGTACATGAGAGGGTGCCTCCCAAGGAGCTCAGTCCTCCATTGCCAGATAAGTTTTTTGATTATATTGATCGTGTAGAATGGGCTTTTTCTGTATCAGAAATAAATGGAATTATACTGTTTGGATTATGGACAATCCAGTGGCTGTTTCTCAGATACAA ATCAATAGTGGGACGAAGGTTCTTCTTTATAATAGGAACTTTATACCTTTACCGCTGCATTACGATGTATGTCACCACTCTCCCTGTGCCTGGAATGCATTTTCAGTGTGCTCCAAAG CTAAATGGAAATTCTCAAGCCAAGGTTCAGCGGATCCTGCAACTAATTTCCGGCGGTGGACTGTCTATAACAGGCTCACACATCTTATGCGGAGATTTCCTGTTCAGTGGTCACACTGTAGTGCTAACACTCACTTACCTATTTATCAAGGAAT ATTCACCTCGTCACTTTTGGTGGTATCACTTGATCTGCTGGTGTATGAGTGTTGCTGGAATAATCTGCATCCTAGTAGGACATGAACATTATACTATAGATGTTGTCATTGCTTATTATATCACCACAAGGCTCTTCTGGTGGTATCACTCAATGGCTAATGAAAAG AACTTGAAAATCTCATCACAGACAAACTTTCTCTCTCGAGCATGGTGGTTTCCAATATTCAATTTCTTTGAAAAGAATATACAGGGCTCCGTGCCTTGCTGTTTCTCATGGCCAATATCTTGGCCCCCTAGCTGTTTCAAGTCTTCATGCAAAAAGTATTCCCGAGTTCAGAAAACGGGAGAGGACAATGAAAAATCCACCTGA